In Lolium perenne isolate Kyuss_39 chromosome 5, Kyuss_2.0, whole genome shotgun sequence, the sequence CATCACCCTCATTGTCATAGTCGTCACCCGCATTATCGTCATTATTAGGACCACGATCCTTCTCATGACTAGGACTTCTTCTAGTATTATTTCCCATTCCCTAAGAATTATAAGACCATTTGTAAGAGAAATGAAAAAACCATTGTAGAGGAAGCTTGGCCTACAGTTAAATAAATATAATATACAGTAGTACACAGTCCTATATCTAGAATTATCAGAGTAATTTAGTAGAACTTACGTAGATACAGTAGTACATAGTCCTATATCTAGAATTATCAGAGTAATTTAGTAGAATATGAATGCATTCATTCTGTGTGTTCATGTCATAGCACAAATGAACCCATATTAAACATGAAGGCTGCTCTATAGGAAGGCTGCTCTATACAGCTATGTTTGGACCACTAGCAAGTAATGCATCACATTATGGTTGAATTGGTACTGCAACAAGAGTAATACAGTGCAAGCTGCAGTGTTAGGTTCGGAATGCAACTGTGACTCATACAGGGATATATACATCAAGGATGCATCGTGGCCTATCCTCCTAGAGTAGTGTTCTGTACTGGACATTGGCTGCATGATCACAGGAAGCAGTTCATGCTCATGGATATTGTGTACACAATGACAAGACATGAACTATGCAAATAAAGAGTAACTAGTTgactaccttacaagttttgaaTTATCTCTATAAgcacatatatatgtgtgttgacACAGGAGTATGCACTGGAAGAATCACTCCCTATATTTCTACAGGGATACAGATGACTTATTTGCAAGTAAAGGATTTATTACTTCTCGAAGAATTTGCATTTAACTCACCTTTTCAGATTCATGTTGACGATCAGCATCTCGTCCTCTTTCAAGTCCAACTTCAGAATCCGACGTGGCCTATATATCAAACATAAACTATAAAAGATACATTATGTAGTTTTATTGCTGCAAAACTAGCACTGAGATGTGTTATACTTACGAACTCCGGTGCAGCCGATTGCATTATTGCATCATAGTCTAGTCCTCCTTTATCAGCCAAAGACTATAAACATCAACAAGTCAGCACAACCCCCTTCACTCTTAGACTACAATTTACAACATAATAAAACATTACCCGCACAACCAGCTCAATGCCTCGAAGACGCTTGTTATCTCGCTGTAAACGGTCATTTTCTCTTTCTAAACGGTCTTCCCTAGCTGACCGCACCGGCTGTGAGACAGGCACCTTTCTAGATTTAATCTTGGACTTCTCTGTTTTGGTAAATAACTCATTGGCAATTCCCAGCCTGCCATGTGGCATTCTGCCTGCTGCTTCATAGATGATTTGTGCATCTAATTCTGGGTGCTCCTCTTCCCAGTTTTCTCCATGGGCATTTTTCATTGCATCATCAAAAGTTTCCTTTCCAAATAAATAATTATGGATTAGCTATGAACATTGTTCTCATTATGACTAATGGTAAGTAAGCTAGGAAGATTTTACTAACCCAACGTTTAGAAATTCTTTCGCTGCATATCTGCTCTTGATCAGTACCCCGATGCAAGTTGTGTGTGTGAAGCCATGTACCGGTAATTCCGGGGTCTTTACCGGTTTTGAGTTTCTGCAGTTTAAGAATGATAAAGATCATCAAGTATAAATGGAACATTCTTCCTAATAGCAAAGAAGCTTCAAGAAAAGTGGTAACAgcatatgtttcatgaaataagaGTACCAGATGTTGGCGTGTAGAGACAGCACTTCTCGCACCACTGCAATGGAAGACTGTTTCCCCATGAGCTAGTCTATTCCTACTGTTGGTCAAAGATATCTTTCGAAACGCGGGAGTACTCCAGTGCTCGCATAGTAAACGCCAACCAGCAATAGTACCAAAGCAAGGTGGCTTAGCAGAAATTAATGCTTCCTTGGTTGGCCAGTGGTTACCCTCCTCGTCCACTTCCGTGGGCATCTGTCCCTTCTTTTTCAATCTCTTGATGGCTGCCGCCTTTTCCTCGTGTAGCATCTGCCTCACTTTATTAGTGAAGTTATCCTCCAAGGCAGCATCTGCTTTCTCTTGATTTGATGGTTGTTTCCTCATATCGAGGTTCTTTGCATATAGTGCATTTATCCTTATTTTCATTGTCCTTATAATAAATCATACAATTATTGGGGCATGCATGAATCTTGACGTATGGCATTGCTAGACTATGCACAAGCTTCTTGGACCTATGGAAGTTTGTAGGGAGATCTTTTGCAGCAGTGTCTCCAACACTGTCATGTATAAGACTCATAATCTCATTGTAACAAGCTTCTGATAGGTTATGTTGTGTCTTAATAGTCATTAGCCGTCCTACAATGGATAGGCGTGATTGTGTGGTCTTCTCGTGCAGTGGCTTGTCAGCTTCAACCAGCATTTCATAGAACTTCTTTGCAGCTTCTGTTGGCTCATCGCCTACAGAAACTCCTTCTGCAGCGATTGCATCAATTAGCATGTCATCCATACGGTCTACATCCCCACCCCCACCGTTATCTTGTTCTACGATTTCAGGTGTATCATACTCCCCATGACTAGTCCATCTCTCATATCCTAACATGAAACCATTGTTGCACAAATGTCTGGTCATGACATCCCTTGTGTGCTTATGACGACAAAAACACTTGGTACAGGGACAATGTGATTCCCCAACTATAGCAGCATCAGGCAATGAGAATGCATGCTCCAAAAAATTATCTAATCCATGTTGCCAAGCCGGAGTGAACATCTTTCCCTTTCTCTCTTTGTACATCCAACTACGGTTGTCATCTACATTGCTACATAAATAAATAACAGTTTGGTTTTTCAATGACTTGTATAGAAGCAGGAGGTATAGTATAAATAAATCATGGTTGTAAAGTGTATCAGCAGCCAAAACCATATATTCAGTGTGCAGATGTGGAGCAAATTAAATTTAGTATCCAACATGCAGACCAAAATTTAGTATGAGATAAAAAAAACAATTATTTATATCCTGCATAGGTACAGCCATACAGGGTACTGGAAATTGCATCAATCAAATAATTCTGTATATCCTCCATGCATTGATCATACCAAATACGATTATGAATAATTAGTATGGCTAGAAAAGGAAGCTAACTTGTGGGTAGATTAATCACCAACTCTTCAACTATTCTGAACCCAAAACTGAGGGAATTGAGTTCAGGCTTAAAGCTGATAATGTCCATTGGTAGCATAACATTGACCTAATTCAATTTTTTCATCCAAGCAGGGAAATTCATGGATGCTATTTGTCGTTGTTAACTCCAACAGGGAAGCTAGCAGGAAAATTACCAGTTTCTACTAACTAAAGAAGTTAACTCAAACATCGAGCGATTTATCTATTGCTACAGAAAAcgattttcaataaagaaagacTGTACAATCAGCACACAGAGAAGCGCATAGTTAAATTTGGCCAGGGCCAATGTGAGACACGCAGAGAAACGGGTGAAGAGGGGAATAAGACAGTGATACCTCGGCGCCCCACTGTGTTCGCTGCGTGCCGATTGATCGGCCATGGCAGCGGAACTCCTGGGCACTAGTCGTAGAGGCGGCGAGCAAGGTCCTAGATTGGTTCTAGAGAAGGACGACGAGGAAGGGTTTGCTTTGGAAGGGGGTCACGAGAGCCGGAAGTTTAGGAGTTAGTTGGGTGCGTGGTGCGTGGCGCGCGGGATTATTTTGGCGGTCGCGCCACGAAATCAGCGCCAAATCACCGAAAAAATGCCGCCAAGGTCAGCCATGAGTCCAACGCGGGCGCTACTGGGACGCGCCAGGGTCGCTTGGAATCAATGCATGCCATGCTAGTCTACTCATCACATTAATTTAGTAGTAATTTCCCAACAAATTGATTCTCCAGATTCTTTTGCCTCAAATCTTCCGAATTATATACTCAAATAAAAAGGAAATCAAAAGAAAAATTATGGACGGCAAGGGCAGAAAAACAGATTGGGTACGGACCTGGCGAGCGAACTGGGCTCATCGTGCGTCGGGACTGTGTCAAGGAAGTCGTCGCTTTGGGCGGACTCGGATTGGACTAGGCGTTGTCCCTCCTGGGCGGCCTATCTTGATCGTTCCTCTGAGCCAGCGCCGGCTGACGCCGCCGCGACGCCAGCCACTCCTCCCCTTCACACCCAGCCAACCCCATGTTCCCCATCGCCGCCACATGAAGGCTGATGCTGCTGCCTTCACTCACTTGGGAGCTTGCCTTTGTGCGGATGCTATCCCGTAGGAGCTTCAATGGAGGACGAGAGGGAGTTAATTGAGGTGAGAGGAGATCTGATGGCAACTTGGAGCTGTGAGTGAGGGTGAGGACTGAGGGGAATTGGAGTGACATGATCCACTCGGTGGTCTTTGACATTATTAAACAACTACAATGCCTAGCTGAGATCGATTAGTTAAAGAAATATATTTCTCCACCCGTTTTGGCACTACTTTTTCGTAAAACAAACATAATGCGTCCAATCATCTCATCGTCCTTGGATATCATATTCCGTTTTAATATTTAGAAGTAGTAGTAATATTATTCAAAAAATAAACCATATATTTTATTATTTGGGTCATTTTAAAAGATAAAATATTCCTTCTGCTCAAAAAAAGATGTCGCAAATTTATATTACCGAGAGTCAAACCGTCGGTTATTAAACATCCCCGTCATGTATTTATGACTATAACCGACGGTGACACTTCGGCCGTCGGTCATTTTATAGACATAACCAAAGGGCATATATGCACCGTCGGCTACAACACATAATACCCGACCGTGGAAGTGCAACCGTCGAGTACTAGTCCACACCGTCGGGTATTTTGGTGAATAAACGAGAGTTATGTTCTTCCCGTCGGTCAACCTAATACACCGTCGGTTACTCGTGGTTATAACCGAGGGGTTTATTATAACCATCGGCCATTGCAAGTACCGTCGGGTATTGGGTATTAGCCGACGGGCCGTCGGGTATTAGAATGTACCGTCGGAAATAAGGGGATTTCTAGTAGTGAATaaggcatagtaatcaattgagcacacaaagaatgataattggcataatgttaacaagtaaagaacagtggttagttttaacactatatggcatggttaattattaattatcatatacttcaaaagaataacttatgaagaacatgttcttaataaggaacaggtatgataattaggttggtgggttctatggttaactatggttccaattggctctggagtagatattagatggatcctaacaatgttggattcctcaataccaggtggagttatgcctaggcatcctaagcaattcattatacatggttgttgtcaaggttggtttatcttgctagtgatagctggctagggtttataggtccttataagcaaggttgatgatgattccttattttcttcaaaagaataactttcgaagaacatacttcttaagtaataagaagtatatcaattagggttgaggtggtctaggttttactgttggttctattaagtaagaaataattggctcctaaataggatggttgataagtatccaacactagtagggtttagtggaatatgattaggtaatgctcaagatttggcatagttgttattgaagttcatcacaatggtgtgatgctaagcatggataggtAAGGTTGATGTTTCTgggaattgaaactagggtttacatttggttaaccctatttgatcatctaggtctgatgaagatgaacacatgggatacccatatattagtgatagttcttctacattttatgtggtcctggcaattatttagttgctattattgttccatgtttgaaaacaagGTACCATGATTAtaagttctaacctagggtttaggttggaAGCAAATTAAGGTTCACATGTATTATTGGAGCTAGGATTCCtatttgaattagggttttaggaatcacatgaaatgataaggttgtaacatcatttcataaggaattagggtttgctatttatcctatggttctatgattaataacttcatggtaaaggtgaagttattagtaacttggaagtaaaaataatattgaatttggcatttattatttttaaacaattaataattagggtaattattaattagggtttaaatcctcctattaaggatttaaaaaattataagcaaaggaaattttgttttaatattttcttgatttgcttactggtttttattaattttagaggtttttcttaattattaaattttaattaaatttggaattaaaattaaaggcttaattaaccattattgaataattgaatttttataaaaaataaaaatttcattttatatttttattggatagagttttcttttctaagaattttaatatcttatttatatttttctgagttaatatgaattttctagatttatttaaagTTGCAGATATTTTTCTGTAATTTGAATTAAATGGACAACACTTTTGTTACCGTGGCAGATCCTAACCCTAGTCACTGACCTGTGGGGTCAGTGACACGTCGGCTGCCACGCAAGCAGAGACTAGTCAAACCCTCTACCTGGGATCCACTAGCCACGTCGGCATCGCCGGAGTAACTCCGGTGATCACCGTCGACGACAATATCGAGTACCAGAGGATGTGCAAAGTTGTTTTTCCGAACCCCCACTACCCGCCGAGTTCGATGGTAACAACGCTACCATGTTTTGGTCGCCGGAACTACTCCGACGAAACCCTCTGCGGCGGCCAACTCCGGCGAGCTAATCGGGACTGCGATACAATTGATTCTAAAGCGATTAAATAGGTGCTGGAGATGCGCGAGAGCAACCTGGAGTTGATGGAGGGCTTGGCGAGGCTTGGGGTGGTCAGACGCGAGCATGGAGTCGCAGATTCCGGCGAGCTACCGTGGAAGGGGATGCCGAAATTCGCTCGATTGGTAAGGCCTCTTATCGATTCCTTCTACCAGATTGATCAGCAAACTCTGGCGCTTCTTGTGAACTACATATTGGTCCATGGGGTGACCTCCTCCGACGGGTTCGTGATGAACTCCAGCGAGATGTTGCGGATGGTTGTGAACGATTGAGAGGAAATGAGAGATTGAGGAATGGTGGAGAGGAAAAAGGGTAGTACAGAGGTCCTTCTGGTGGTTTTATAGAGCTCGCGATGGTCGAGAACGACGATGAGCGACGGCGACGGACGGCCAGAACACGGCGTATGttgagctagggtttcggtatgAATCTTGATGCATCCTCCTGGCGCTGGACAAGAATCGTGGGCGAGGTACGTGTCTAGCAACGCGGCGTTCATCTCGTCGACGGGCAGCAGGGATGCGGTGGCCTGTCGCGCTGGcgatctccggcgagaggaggaagacgattctTCCCCTCCGTTCTTATCCTCACGAGGAGGTATGGTGGACACGGCTTCGGCTCATTTGGGTGGTGTGGGCTTCCTTCTGGGCCGTTTGTTGGGCTGCCGAGGTGGGCTACACGGCCAGGTAGTCTGGTaagcctctcctctcctctcttttccatttctatttttaatttttttttgttttcattttctattttgcatTATGTTTTTTTTAATTCAAATTTAACTCATGTTATACCATACAGGTATTGTACAATTTGAATTTTATTAGGACCAAGAAAAGGATAAATACATTACTGTATTGTTTTGAAGAAACATTTAATGGATGTGAGCCTTGTTGCAATTTTCAATTAGGCAAGAATTTAGGTATTCATTTTAATTTCCTTTCTCATGTGTAGTATAACTCCTTGTTGTATAATTAGAGTGGATTACTCTTATTCTAATTGTTTTAGAAGTTTATTATTAGGACTTGACTTTATATTTGAGAAGTGGTTCACTttctatgattttatgtgagcacctaTTTGTTAGGGTTTTATAATTTTTATTATAACCCCCTTTTAAGGTTATTACTATCTTTATCTTTGGAAGTACCTAAGGTAGGTATTGTTTCCATCAAGGTTGACCTTGGTTACAAGAATAAGTGGTTGATCCCCACACATGGTTTTAATTATAGGATTTAGCACTAGTTGTCTCTTATGTTTAATAACTGAAGCAtaggatttaattaatgaacAATTAGGGTTCTAATCATATTCACCTACTGGCAAatggtttggaactcaaatgtgaattaggtttatagtggtgatcacccaagtgatgcacaaactaTTGTTGGGATATAGATTAGGGTTTTACTTGTGATCATCAAGTAATTCACAAGTTAATTTGAGACATGGAGATAGGTTCTATGTGTGTTTCAACACCACCTTACCTTGGCTAGGATTGCTCTTCCTCACCACACATAGGATGATTCAATCCAATATCATTTGGATTGAGTTAGGGCTGGACTAGACAAAGGTTTGTTACTATTCAGTTGTCTCTCTAATTATCATATGAGAAATGGTTTTAGGGTTACTGGTTCCCCTATGATTGTATGTGTTGGATGAAATCTGTTTAACCCCTAGGGTTTAACTGATAAATATTTATCTCCAAGGTATGATCATGGAttggacatgatcaacttgttcttaatgtcttctatctcaagttcttaggtttatgatcattactcaatttataatgatcaaggtgtggcttcctaaggatctctcattaaatggggttctcacttccatgatcaagcattgtcttgatcaattaaggtatagcacttctattttactttctagatGGACctactatggttgtctcaataatttatatcccaggagaatgcctgagataataacttatagttctacttaaggaatgatgatttaatcatcaggacatatggatagttctctcccttagatttaagtgttgcctcaactatcttgagtataacaccataacttgagttctctcatataggaacagttattctagggtttatggtgtactcctaatatttatttaggtagctaagctaaagattcaattgtctaacttagttggtttagtcctatccttatttcactaattcatgggtatagtcttattccatttggtatttggttatctcaccattccaagatgaaatggtttacctcctaattctttagttcaaaggttgtccttgattCCTTAATAAGTAAGGCTagaattggtatgaatggtctctcttatTTTGGGAAGGAcattaatactaacttaaggttaggctctttagagattgatgtgatcatcaatgtctatgttaaatataaatggtttatctctctaggaattgtcttggatgatatcctagggtttctcttagagatgatgatttgaatacttggatgtatattcaaggtttaactcaaggcttgttattgcttctctaataattataatagaactctcacctttctaggtttgatgtataactatttggaatagacaaGAATTATatttcttgagtggatctccttgttacaattccaatgttgaagtggaatggataccatgaggttcatggtaggatcaaggattagtttaagacatggagaagataagtgaagaatggtttctccatttattgttacttgatttccaaatagatgtatgttcatatgttatggtaaggattaccatattataatcttttataagatcaagcatttgatcattgagtaaagtgttattgtgttgattattagttccatttgatctaaccccttagatcaaatcatctctgcccaaaacaaggtttttagcaaagtcacattgaggtttatagcgcttgacttgatgagctacttcaattccaccaaggtcaagtgaaacttcagttactgtgactgttttactttaaagcgcgaaaattccccggattttctatgcatgaatgcaatgcacacatctgtttcctctatttttgtaaccccattacctgggatattacattggACTTTCCAtgcgacgtgtgtaaaaaagagaaaattcagtcctaaaaataatgctttttacacgataaattttctcttttttacgtagaccacaaaaaatattgatttttcgtgaaacttgacgaatgcacatatattatgaagatgtacatgtagaattttttgtcaaaaatttTCGACAACTCAAAATATATATTTTtggtatagggagcatatgcacccgagagccgaattgaattttgtATCCATTGTATAATTCCTTATAGGACTAGCTATAGTGCAAGTAACTTTAGTAGCAACTTAAGATCCAACTCAGAAAATTTACTTATGTGGCAATAGGTAGGAGAGATGCGGATAAAACGACATAACTAGTATGACAATACATTGATGTTACTTTGCACTATGAAGATATTAACATATACTCCCTCCTTCCCAAATTAGGATGTCTATAGtttttagtcaaagtcaaacttttTAAAGTTTAAGCAACTACATACAAAAAATATGAACATCTAAAATTTCATATGCacataatatgaaaatatatttcatgatggttCTAAAAATATTAATTTTGGATTATAAATGTTGACACTTTTTTCTATATAGTTGGTCAAACTTTAAGAAGTTTAATTAACTTtatctaaatattatgtgcatccCATTTTTGGATACAGGAAGTACTAGTGACATACTCCCTCATTAATTACTGTATGATATTCGTCTAAATGTGTTAAACTTTAGTTTCACAAGTTCCGCATTAATTACTGCATGCATTAATAGTTTTACATGCATGAGTGAAAAGATAGAAAGAATTACATTAACAAgtgtaaaataaataaaatataacTTATGATTTCTAACTATTTAAAAATACTTGAGGCATTATAATTTTGTAAATGTACGCTAACTTGACTGAAGATGGACCCTAATCAACTGTTGATTCCACATGCATACCGTCGGGTTCTTGGAGCATGCATGCTATTAAGTGCTCCTAAGGCTGATCATTAGTAGGTACTATCATGTACtactatcatgcatatgatatttGTATACGATACAATATTTATAATAGATAatatcatggagtagtatcatagtaATCTCAATGAAATTTTGTATATAAGATTTGTTTGCCCTTTATTTTTCTCGTGATAtgcgctatgatacggtatccgcCTAATCTTTTCTCCCCTTCATAATTAGCTGCCAGATTTTTTGTGTGTGGAAGCAAGTGCATGATACTAGCCAGGGGCGGATCCAGGCCCCAGGCCACCAGGGCCATGGCCCGGGGCAACAACGAC encodes:
- the LOC127303188 gene encoding uncharacterized protein, producing the protein MKNAHGENWEEEHPELDAQIIYEAAGRMPHGRLGIANELFTKTEKSKIKSRKVPVSQPVRSAREDRLERENDRLQRDNKRLRGIELVVRSLADKGGLDYDAIMQSAAPEFATSDSEVGLERGRDADRQHESEKGMGNNTRRSPSHEKDRGPNNDDNAGDDYDNEGDGDDYGFGKEDDEDGYGDDYYGTYGNGYDDSYDEDY